A DNA window from Actinokineospora baliensis contains the following coding sequences:
- the ggt gene encoding gamma-glutamyltransferase codes for MRVRRGVGVCAVAAATVTGALLVPTAAAATPGRELPKVPVAKGYGGAVVSDTVQSTQAGLDVLRRGGTAADAAVAVAAVLGVTDPNMAGIGGGGYLVYYDAKSGKVSTIDGRETTPAAGDANLFINPATGQPYAFADAVTSGLSVGTPGNLALWERALQRWGKYDLEDALQPAIRVAERGFPVTPQLRKEIEQNQPRFKQFSSTAALYLPGGAPPAVGSTLRNPDLAKTYREIARNGTRAFYGGSVGRDVANAAQNPPLASDATITPPKGKLTVGDLRSYRTLDQAPTHVRYRDVDVYGMAPSSSGGTTVGESLNILERFDLKKAPRDQALHFYLEATKLAYADRGRYVGDPKFVNVPTAQLLSDSYAAIRACRIDPIRATPAPVAPGNPLNPGDCTPPPPSATPTSENEVHTNHFVVADARGNVVTYTNTLEQVGGSGIVVPGRGFLLNNELTDFNFTPTQGTAPDPNLAAAGKRPRSSMSPTIVLKDGKPWLALGSPGGSTIITTVLQIIVNRVDFGLSLPDAVAAPRATQRNTPSVTAEPAFITGNPLLARYGHTFTEQAEIGAAATLEFTDHGQILAVGEPTRRSGTSAGVVRPAR; via the coding sequence ATGCGTGTTCGGCGCGGAGTAGGTGTGTGCGCGGTGGCTGCTGCCACCGTGACGGGTGCTCTGCTGGTGCCCACGGCCGCGGCGGCGACGCCCGGCCGCGAGCTGCCCAAGGTTCCGGTGGCCAAGGGGTACGGGGGCGCGGTCGTCTCCGACACCGTGCAGTCCACCCAGGCCGGTCTGGACGTACTGCGCCGCGGTGGCACCGCTGCGGACGCGGCGGTCGCCGTGGCGGCGGTGCTCGGGGTGACCGACCCCAACATGGCCGGGATCGGTGGTGGCGGCTACCTCGTCTACTACGACGCGAAGTCCGGCAAGGTGTCCACCATCGACGGTCGCGAGACGACGCCCGCGGCCGGTGACGCGAACCTGTTCATCAACCCGGCCACCGGTCAGCCGTACGCCTTCGCCGACGCGGTGACCAGTGGCCTGTCGGTCGGCACGCCGGGCAACCTGGCGCTGTGGGAGCGGGCGCTGCAGCGGTGGGGCAAGTACGACCTAGAGGACGCGTTGCAGCCCGCGATCCGCGTCGCCGAGCGGGGTTTCCCGGTGACGCCGCAGCTGCGCAAGGAGATCGAACAGAACCAGCCGCGCTTTAAGCAGTTCAGCTCCACCGCGGCGCTGTACCTGCCCGGTGGTGCGCCGCCCGCTGTGGGCTCCACGCTGCGCAACCCGGATCTGGCTAAGACCTACCGCGAGATCGCCCGCAACGGCACGCGCGCCTTCTACGGCGGGTCCGTTGGCCGCGACGTCGCCAACGCCGCGCAGAACCCGCCTCTTGCGTCGGACGCGACGATCACGCCGCCCAAGGGCAAGCTCACGGTGGGAGACCTGCGCTCTTACCGCACTCTGGACCAGGCTCCTACGCACGTCCGGTACCGCGATGTGGACGTGTACGGGATGGCGCCTTCTTCCTCGGGTGGCACCACTGTCGGTGAGTCGCTCAACATCCTTGAGCGGTTCGATCTTAAGAAGGCTCCGCGCGACCAGGCGCTGCACTTCTACCTAGAGGCCACCAAGCTCGCCTACGCAGACCGTGGCCGGTACGTCGGTGACCCCAAGTTCGTCAACGTGCCCACCGCGCAGCTGCTGTCGGACTCTTACGCCGCCATCCGCGCGTGCCGCATCGACCCGATCCGGGCCACCCCGGCGCCGGTGGCCCCGGGCAACCCGCTCAACCCCGGTGACTGCACCCCGCCGCCGCCCTCGGCCACGCCGACCAGCGAGAACGAGGTGCACACGAACCACTTCGTGGTCGCCGACGCGCGCGGCAACGTGGTGACCTACACCAACACCCTGGAGCAGGTCGGCGGCAGCGGCATCGTCGTCCCGGGCCGCGGGTTCCTGCTCAACAACGAGCTGACCGACTTCAACTTCACCCCGACGCAGGGCACCGCGCCCGACCCGAACCTGGCCGCCGCGGGCAAGCGCCCCCGCTCCAGCATGTCGCCGACCATCGTCCTCAAGGACGGCAAGCCGTGGCTGGCCCTGGGCTCCCCGGGCGGCTCCACGATCATCACCACCGTCCTGCAGATCATCGTCAACCGCGTCGACTTCGGCCTCTCCCTCCCCGACGCCGTCGCGGCCCCCCGCGCCACCCAGCGCAACACGCCCTCGGTGACCGCTGAACCGGCCTTCATCACCGGCAACCCGCTCCTGGCCCGCTACGGCCACACCTTCACCGAACAAGCCGAGATCGGCGCCGCAGCCACCCTCGAGTTCACCGACCACGGCCAAATCCTCGCCGTAGGCGAACCCACCCGCCGCAGCGGCACGTCCGCAGGCGTAGTGCGCCCCGCCCGGTAG
- a CDS encoding cysteine hydrolase family protein, whose translation MTALILIDVQRGFDDPRLGNRNNPAAEGNIKTLLDAWSAAGQPLVLVRHDSLIENSPLEQGTEGARFKPELEGAEPDLMFTKHVNSAFHGAVDLHGWLTGKGITRIVLAGIQTNMCVETTARVGGNLGYEVHVALDATYTFDLTGPDGSVQTADELSRATATNLHGGGFATISSTQEVLTLLG comes from the coding sequence ATGACCGCACTCATCCTGATCGACGTCCAGCGCGGCTTCGACGACCCGCGCCTGGGCAACCGCAACAACCCCGCCGCCGAGGGCAACATCAAGACCCTGCTCGACGCTTGGTCGGCGGCTGGACAACCGCTCGTCCTGGTGCGGCACGACTCTCTTATCGAGAACTCGCCTCTAGAGCAGGGGACCGAGGGCGCGCGGTTCAAACCGGAACTAGAGGGCGCCGAGCCGGATCTTATGTTCACCAAGCACGTCAACTCCGCCTTCCACGGCGCGGTCGACCTCCACGGGTGGCTCACCGGGAAGGGCATCACGCGGATCGTGTTGGCGGGTATCCAGACCAACATGTGCGTTGAGACCACCGCGCGGGTCGGCGGCAACCTGGGCTACGAGGTGCACGTGGCGTTGGACGCGACCTACACCTTCGACCTCACCGGCCCCGACGGCAGCGTGCAGACCGCCGACGAGCTGAGCCGGGCGACCGCCACCAACCTCCACGGCGGCGGGTTCGCCACGATCAGCAGCACGCAAGAGGTGCTGACGCTGCTCGGCTAG
- a CDS encoding cob(I)yrinic acid a,c-diamide adenosyltransferase, producing the protein MSVRINRVYTKVGDNGTTALGDGTRVSKTSPRLTAYADVDEANSAIGVALALGGLPEDIAGVLGTVQNDLFDVGADLCTPIVPDPPYPPLRITEEYVTRLEGEIDSFNDRVGKLTSFILPGGTPGAALLHTARTVTRRAERGAWALVEAEPETTNVLAAKYLNRLSDLLFVLSRVANPGGDVLWKPGGER; encoded by the coding sequence ATGTCGGTCCGCATCAACCGCGTCTACACCAAGGTCGGCGACAACGGCACCACCGCCCTCGGCGACGGCACCCGTGTCAGCAAGACCTCCCCCCGCCTCACCGCCTACGCCGACGTCGACGAGGCCAACTCGGCCATCGGCGTCGCCCTGGCCCTCGGCGGCCTGCCAGAGGACATCGCCGGGGTCCTGGGCACCGTCCAGAACGACCTGTTCGACGTCGGCGCGGACCTGTGCACCCCGATCGTCCCGGACCCGCCGTACCCGCCGCTGCGGATCACCGAGGAGTACGTGACCCGCCTGGAAGGCGAAATCGACTCGTTCAACGACCGCGTCGGCAAGCTGACCTCGTTCATCCTGCCCGGGGGCACGCCAGGCGCGGCCCTGCTGCACACGGCCCGGACTGTGACACGGCGGGCTGAGCGGGGGGCGTGGGCGCTGGTGGAGGCCGAGCCGGAAACGACGAACGTGTTGGCGGCCAAGTACCTGAACCGGTTGTCGGACCTGCTGTTCGTGCTGTCGCGGGTGGCGAACCCGGGCGGGGACGTGCTCTGGAAACCGGGCGGCGAGCGCTAG
- the murA gene encoding UDP-N-acetylglucosamine 1-carboxyvinyltransferase yields MTEHFQVRGGARLVGEVEVVGAKNSVLKLMAAALLAEGTTTLTNCPEILDVPLMGDVLRSLGCTVDIDGDLVRITTPAELNHRADSASMGKLRASVCVLGPLVGRLKHAVVALPGGDAIGSRPLDMHQNGLRQLGASSEIEHGCVVAKADALRGAQIWLDFPSVGATENILMAAVLAEGTTVIDNAAREPEIVDLCLMLQQMGAKVEGAGTSTLTVHGVSELTPTEHRVVGDRIVGATWAFAAAMTCGDITVKGVNPHHLDLVLEKLRTAGAEVTTFDDGFRVQQDARATAVDFMTLPYPGFATDLQPFAIALSAVADGTSMITENLFEARFRFVEEMIRLGADARTDGHHAVVRGVPRLSSAPVWASDIRAGVGLVLAGLCADGVTEVWDVFHIDRGYPKFVENMQRLGADVRRVLGEPTRA; encoded by the coding sequence GTGACAGAGCACTTCCAGGTTCGCGGCGGGGCCCGGCTCGTCGGCGAGGTCGAGGTCGTCGGCGCCAAGAACAGCGTGCTCAAGCTGATGGCGGCCGCCCTGCTCGCCGAGGGCACCACCACCCTCACCAACTGCCCGGAGATCCTCGACGTCCCGCTGATGGGCGACGTGCTGCGCAGCCTCGGCTGCACCGTCGACATCGACGGCGACCTCGTGCGGATCACCACCCCCGCCGAGCTCAACCACCGCGCCGACTCCGCGTCCATGGGCAAGCTGCGCGCCTCGGTGTGCGTGCTCGGTCCGCTGGTCGGCCGGTTGAAGCACGCCGTGGTCGCGCTGCCCGGCGGTGACGCGATCGGGTCGCGGCCGCTGGACATGCACCAGAACGGGTTGCGCCAGCTCGGCGCCAGCAGCGAGATCGAGCACGGCTGCGTCGTGGCCAAGGCCGACGCCCTGCGCGGGGCGCAGATCTGGCTGGACTTCCCGAGCGTCGGCGCGACCGAGAACATCCTGATGGCCGCCGTGCTGGCCGAGGGCACCACGGTGATCGACAACGCCGCGCGCGAGCCGGAGATCGTCGACCTGTGCCTGATGCTGCAGCAGATGGGCGCGAAGGTCGAGGGCGCGGGCACCTCCACCCTCACCGTGCACGGCGTCAGCGAGCTCACCCCGACCGAGCACCGCGTGGTCGGCGACCGCATCGTCGGCGCCACCTGGGCCTTCGCCGCCGCGATGACCTGCGGCGACATCACCGTCAAGGGCGTCAACCCGCACCACCTGGACCTCGTGCTGGAGAAGCTGCGCACGGCGGGCGCCGAGGTCACCACGTTCGACGACGGCTTCCGGGTCCAGCAGGACGCCCGCGCGACCGCGGTCGACTTCATGACGCTGCCCTACCCGGGGTTCGCCACCGACCTGCAGCCGTTCGCCATCGCGCTCAGCGCGGTCGCCGACGGCACCTCGATGATCACCGAGAACCTGTTCGAGGCCCGGTTCCGGTTCGTCGAGGAGATGATCCGGTTGGGGGCCGACGCGCGCACGGACGGTCACCACGCGGTGGTGCGGGGGGTGCCCCGGCTCTCCAGCGCGCCGGTGTGGGCGTCCGACATCCGGGCGGGGGTGGGCCTGGTCCTGGCGGGGTTGTGCGCCGACGGGGTGACCGAAGTGTGGGATGTGTTCCACATCGACCGCGGCTATCCCAAGTTCGTGGAGAACATGCAGCGCCTGGGTGCGGACGTGCGGCGGGTGCTGGGCGAGCCGACGCGGGCCTGA
- a CDS encoding GlxA family transcriptional regulator — translation MRTIGVLLLPGTRVFDFAVVTEVWSVDRTPHEVGPFEVRLCGPTTRPVGLHPAGSVTPSHGLTGLTGCDLVVVLGRADPEADVPATVRVALRAVHASGVTVAALCSGAFTLAAAGLLDGRRATTHWALLDDLASAYPDTLVERDVLYTEHDGLLTSAGVVGGLDLCLHLVRRDLGIRVANTLARRLVMPAVRQGGQAQYVDAPVPIRPDRGDIASTVDWALSALGDPIGVPEFAARTQMSPRAFHRAFVAAVGDTPGRWLLLQRLRLAQLLLETTTLSVERVAARSGLGTSANLRRRMRAEFGTTPSTYRRTFAS, via the coding sequence ATGCGCACGATCGGCGTCCTCCTGCTGCCGGGCACCCGGGTGTTCGACTTCGCCGTCGTCACCGAGGTCTGGTCGGTCGACCGCACCCCGCACGAGGTCGGCCCGTTCGAGGTCCGGCTCTGCGGCCCCACCACCCGCCCGGTCGGCCTGCACCCGGCGGGCTCGGTGACGCCGTCGCACGGCCTCACGGGGCTCACGGGCTGCGATCTGGTCGTCGTCCTGGGTCGGGCCGACCCGGAGGCCGACGTGCCCGCCACGGTCCGCGTAGCCCTGCGAGCGGTCCACGCCAGCGGGGTGACCGTCGCCGCTCTCTGCTCCGGCGCCTTCACCTTGGCCGCAGCCGGCCTGCTCGACGGTCGCCGCGCCACGACCCACTGGGCGCTCCTGGACGACCTGGCCAGCGCCTACCCGGACACGCTCGTCGAGCGGGACGTCCTCTACACCGAGCACGATGGCCTACTGACCTCCGCCGGAGTCGTAGGCGGACTCGACCTGTGCCTGCACCTCGTGCGCCGCGACCTAGGTATCCGCGTCGCCAACACCCTCGCTCGCAGGCTGGTCATGCCCGCGGTCCGGCAAGGCGGCCAGGCGCAGTACGTGGACGCTCCTGTCCCCATCCGCCCTGACCGCGGTGACATCGCTAGCACCGTCGACTGGGCTCTATCGGCGTTGGGCGACCCCATCGGAGTCCCCGAGTTCGCCGCGCGCACCCAGATGAGCCCTCGCGCCTTCCACCGCGCGTTCGTCGCCGCAGTGGGCGACACACCGGGCCGCTGGCTCTTACTCCAACGCCTCAGGTTGGCCCAACTGCTGCTGGAGACGACGACTCTGTCCGTCGAGCGCGTGGCCGCCCGTAGTGGCCTCGGCACGTCCGCCAACCTGCGCCGCCGCATGCGCGCCGAATTCGGCACAACGCCATCGACCTACCGACGTACTTTCGCCTCTTAG
- a CDS encoding protein meaA, with the protein MPYPSDRERDRPWVMRTYAGHSSAAKSNELYRRNLAKGQTGLSVAFDLPTQTGYDPDHELARGEVGKVGVPVSHLGDMRTLFDGIPLGAANTSMTINATAMWLLALYVTVAQEQAEAEGTDWHDVVVKLTGTTQNDIIKEYLSRGTYVFPPGPSLRLITDMVAFTVANVPKWNPINICSYHLQEVGATPVQEVAYSMCTAIAVLDAVRDSGQVPQEEFGDVVARISFFVNAGVRFIEEMCKMRAFTDLWDEICRDRYGITNPKQRRFRYGVQVNSLGLTEAQPENNVQRIVLEMLAVSLSRKARARAIQLPAWNEALGLPRPWDQQWALRMQQVLAFETDLLEYEDIFDGSPVIQAKVDEILEGARAEIDRVQAMGGAVAAVESGYMKTQMVGSLAERRRRIEVGEEVIVGVNRFDTTEPSPLQAEGAKAIETVDPVAEREAVAAIAAWRASRDDAAVQDSLDVLCAAAKTDANLMAATLSCARAGVTTGEWAAALREVFGEYRAPTGVSGASAAGEAGAELAKVRESVKATGEELGERLRMLVGKPGLDGHSNGAEQIAVRARDTGFEVVYQGIRLTADQIVSAAVQEGVHVVGLSILSGSHLEAVPAVVEGLRAAGAGDIPVVVGGIIPPEDAATLLAGGVARVFTPKDYEMTQIMAEIVRVVREAHDLPA; encoded by the coding sequence GTGCCGTATCCCTCTGATCGCGAGCGCGACCGGCCGTGGGTCATGCGGACCTACGCGGGCCACTCCTCCGCCGCCAAGTCCAACGAGCTCTATAGGCGCAACCTGGCCAAGGGGCAGACCGGTCTCTCGGTCGCCTTCGACCTGCCTACGCAGACCGGGTACGACCCCGACCACGAGCTCGCCCGGGGCGAGGTCGGCAAGGTCGGCGTCCCGGTCAGCCACCTCGGTGACATGCGGACCCTCTTCGACGGGATCCCGCTCGGCGCCGCGAACACCTCTATGACCATCAACGCCACAGCGATGTGGCTGCTCGCCCTCTACGTCACCGTCGCCCAGGAGCAGGCTGAGGCCGAGGGCACCGACTGGCACGACGTCGTAGTGAAGCTCACCGGCACTACGCAGAACGACATCATCAAGGAGTACCTCTCCCGGGGCACCTACGTCTTCCCGCCGGGCCCTAGCCTGCGCCTGATCACGGACATGGTGGCCTTCACCGTCGCCAACGTGCCGAAGTGGAACCCCATCAACATCTGCAGCTACCACCTGCAGGAGGTTGGGGCGACCCCGGTGCAAGAGGTCGCGTACTCGATGTGCACCGCGATCGCGGTTCTTGACGCGGTGCGCGATTCGGGCCAGGTGCCGCAAGAGGAGTTCGGCGACGTCGTCGCGCGGATCTCATTCTTCGTCAACGCGGGTGTGCGGTTCATCGAAGAGATGTGCAAGATGCGCGCCTTCACCGACCTCTGGGACGAGATCTGCCGCGACCGCTATGGCATCACCAACCCCAAGCAGCGCCGGTTCCGCTATGGCGTCCAGGTCAACTCCCTAGGGCTCACTGAGGCGCAGCCGGAGAACAACGTCCAGCGGATCGTGCTGGAGATGCTCGCGGTGTCGTTGTCGCGTAAGGCGCGGGCGCGCGCGATCCAGCTGCCCGCGTGGAACGAGGCGTTGGGCCTACCGCGCCCGTGGGACCAGCAGTGGGCGCTGCGCATGCAGCAGGTGCTCGCCTTCGAGACGGACCTACTGGAGTACGAGGACATCTTCGACGGCTCTCCCGTCATCCAGGCGAAGGTGGACGAGATCCTTGAGGGTGCGCGCGCTGAGATCGACCGCGTGCAGGCCATGGGTGGCGCTGTCGCTGCTGTCGAGAGCGGTTACATGAAGACCCAGATGGTCGGCTCTCTTGCCGAGAGGCGTCGCCGCATTGAGGTTGGCGAAGAGGTGATCGTTGGCGTCAACCGGTTCGACACCACCGAGCCGAGCCCACTGCAAGCCGAGGGCGCTAAGGCCATCGAAACCGTTGACCCTGTCGCGGAGCGTGAGGCCGTTGCTGCCATCGCGGCCTGGCGTGCTTCCCGCGACGACGCGGCCGTGCAGGACTCGCTGGACGTCCTATGCGCGGCAGCGAAGACAGACGCCAACCTGATGGCAGCGACGCTCTCCTGCGCTAGGGCGGGCGTCACGACCGGAGAGTGGGCGGCCGCACTACGCGAGGTCTTCGGCGAGTACCGCGCCCCGACCGGTGTCTCCGGTGCTTCCGCTGCGGGAGAAGCGGGCGCCGAGTTGGCGAAGGTTCGCGAGTCGGTGAAGGCCACCGGTGAGGAACTGGGGGAGCGGCTGCGCATGCTGGTCGGCAAGCCCGGCCTCGACGGGCACTCCAACGGCGCCGAGCAGATCGCCGTGCGTGCCCGCGACACCGGCTTCGAGGTTGTCTACCAAGGCATCCGGCTCACCGCGGACCAGATCGTCTCCGCTGCCGTCCAAGAGGGCGTGCACGTGGTGGGGTTGTCGATCCTGTCCGGTTCGCACCTAGAGGCCGTGCCCGCGGTCGTCGAAGGACTACGAGCCGCGGGCGCGGGTGACATCCCGGTGGTGGTAGGCGGGATCATCCCGCCCGAGGACGCCGCGACCCTGCTCGCAGGCGGGGTCGCGCGGGTCTTCACGCCGAAGGACTACGAGATGACCCAGATCATGGCCGAGATCGTGCGGGTAGTGCGAGAGGCCCACGACCTCCCGGCCTAG